The nucleotide sequence CGATTAGTACTAGAGTTACACCATCTGAATGGTGAGTGTAAGTACAATGGCATTATAATTCACAAGTACGAGTTAAGCATCTCGATGAGTGAGATATGTGCAGCAGCTTCTTATTTAAACGCGAATTATAATGTTATTCACATTTCCAACAAATCAGGAGCTTCCTATCGGAAGAAGTAGCACTCGGTGAACCCAGATCCCAGCTCTCCCGTGAAAGTTGTGTCGTGGTTGTAGATCAGAGCTTCGTTTTCTTCCTTCTTGGTAGCGAAGTGTTGGTTATTGTAGCGGGCTAGAaaagtgatatatattttatatgagaaatgaaaccataagagagattactcgagtgccaaatgtggatgagatcatggtgatgggtagatagagatggtttgggcatgctcttcgcactccataagagagattacttcaccaaacgttcagctgggctccacaaggcactagaagagttggaagacccaggtctacatggctgaggattatgaagcgtgaagtaggagatgatgaatggagaagtattgatttaaaagctcaagaaagagacgactgggggaatctaactgaggccctttgcgtcaataggcttaggaggatatgatgaagaggataatataatattatagttttttatgataatattatgCTAACCGTAGTTAAACAAATAGATTATTAGGATTGAATCTAGTGTAATGCATGCTAATTCTCACGGATGCGCATGAAGGTATTAGtagtaggtagtgccatagcctctgtaccatggtcttctactgtcttggggtagagttctctagcttgagggtgcacttaagaacactatcttatttctcttactgtttctttttttttaagtttttatagtttatatatgtaagagctggtttgatgttgttactgtttttaaaatatttaattttcattgttcattacttctcttgtagtttatatttcctcatttccattcctcactggggtatttttccctgttggaggccttggggttatagcatcctgcttttccaactagggttgaagcttaacttgtaataataataataataataataataataataataataataatacagtgttaTTGCCTCCTCATAaatgatgaattatatataattatgtaatcaaTTTACGTCCTTTGAATAACGAATGTCATTACTGATGTTTCGAAGATATGTAATGTTCTTACATTAATTCTTGCACATGATTTTTTAGTGTTCTACTTCAACTTcctccccaccgttatccttacactaAGGGATCAGGTACCTGATGCATTCTGGCCAAAGCCTTcaaccaaaggcatcctcttccaccaaacctcttctctccatatcatccttcaccttatctcgccatctaattttcagcctccctcttgatcttctccccctaacaggttcctcccaagtcctcctcactccctcccccaccatccatccttaacctGTGCTCACACCATCTCCATCGGAACGCTCTTAAAATCATTGTaagctttactacgcctgccagtCTTCTTAGTTCATTTTCCAATCTTAACCATTTCTTTGATTCTTCTATTTTAGCTGCAAAAGCTATTGACTTTGAATCCTTAAAGCACATCGGCCTCCAGGACCTAGCTCAAATCCTATACATTCATCTATAGTGAAGGTTATTGATGTGCATAGAACACATTTAGAAAGTAAAATGTTCATAAATTAATAAACATAAACCAAATGAAAATACGTTCGGaaattataaatagaaatatattaacaaatatacaGCATATGGACCGAGGATCAACTTATATTTTAAAAACTACCTCTACTATTTGGTAGTTTATTACATGAAGATCTCCATTTTTTAAAAAAGATCGGATGTTTTCACATAGGCTGTATATTTTCATAGAAATTCTATTTTAgctggagaaatatatatatatatatatatatatatatatatatatatatatatatatatatatatatatatatatatgtatatatatatatatatatatatatatttatatatatatttatatatatatatatatatatatatatatatatatatatttgttttgttttcacTTATTCTATTTGGAATAACTTAGGTGAAAATTTAATTGATATGTTAACATGGGGAGCTAGTTCAGAAGCAAAATGGATAGCTATGTTAACATAGGCATATAGCTTACAAGCAAATGATTACCTCGCCTATGCTTACCTTGGTTGACGAAGAAGTTTGAGAAATAGTGTGCTACTCCCACGGAGAAGGGGTCGTGAGGAATAGCGGAGTGCTCTTTGTCATTTGCCCACTCGTAAGGATTCTTCTCTGGGTGGAACTGTGACCCGAAGATGGGCATCTCGTTGTGTTCGATCAGGGCCACGTACTCAAGGTCGTTGTAGTCGAAGCTCGTGGCCAGGATTTTGAAGTCTTCTATAAGGCCGGATTTTGTGAAGTTCTGATGAGGGAAAGACTTGGGTATTaaagtccaattattattattattattatcattattattattattattattattattattattattattattattattattattattattattattagctaagctacaagccaagttggaaaaacagtacACATTATATGTGtacagtaatacatatatatatatatatatatatatatatatatatatatatatatatatatatatatatatatatatatatttatatatatatatatatatatatttatatatatatatatatatttatatatatatatataaatatatatatatatatatatatatatatatatatatatatatatatatatatatatacgtgtgtagtgAGATAGTATCAATTCAGAAAAATCAACAGAAAGTGCAACTCGGACAAGTAATTtaaaccgaaataaaaaaaaaagacagctaaaAATAAGTGTACAAGAAACGACTTCGACCTATACTAGAAAACTCCTACCTCGGGTGTTATACACCAATCATGGAAATTCACTGTAGTTTTCCAAAGGCTCACGTAGTCGATGACATAATGTGGCATCTGATCGAAAATCCTTGAATCCATAAATCCTGTGAAGAGATTAATACGAATAACGATAAGATGCATCACCAACTTATGCCATTTTCacttttctaaataaaaatatcaCGTTTGAAAGTTATGCTTTATATTAGTTTATCAGTATTCGACTAAGCAGCACAAGTTACTTATTTGCAATGTGATTTTATCAGCCTTGTTTATCAGTATTCGACAAAGCAACATCAGTGACTTATATTCAACGAGTTTATCATTAATCCACAAAGAAAGATAAGTTACATATTTGCAATATGAGTTTATCAGTATTCGGCAAAGCAACACAAGTTACCAATTTGCAATGTGAGTTTATTAGCCTTGTTTATCAGTATTCGACAAATCAACATAATTTACTCATTTGTAATTTGAGTTTTTCAGCCTTGTTTATCAGTTTTCAACAACATAGCCTAAGTTACTTATTTGCAATGTGAGTTTATTAGCCTTGTTTATCAGCATTCGACAAACCAGCATAAGTTACCCATTTGCATTGTAATATTATCAGCCTTGTTTATCAGTATTCGACAAAGCAACATAGTTACCTATTTGCAATAGAAGTTTATCAGCCTTGTTTATCAGTATTCGACAAAGCTACATAAGTTACTTATTTTCAATGGGAGTTAATCAGCCTTGTTTATCAGCATTCGACAAAGCAACATAAGTTACTTATTTTCAATGTGAGTTTATCAGCCTTGTTTATCAGTATTCGACAAAGCAGCATAAGTTACCCATTTTCATTGTGAGATTATCAGCCTTGTTTATCAGTATTCGACAAAGCAACATAGTTACCTATTTGCAATGTGAGTTTATCGGCCTTGTTTATCAGTATTCGACAAAGCAGCATAAGTTACCCATTTTCATTGTGAGATTATCAGCCTTGTTTATCAGTATTCGACAAAGCAACATAGTTACCTATTTGCAATGTGAGTTTATCGGCCTTGTTTATCAGTATTCGACAAAGCAGCATAAGTTACCCATTTTCATTGTGAGATTATCAGCCTTGTTTATCAGTATTCGACAAAGCAACATAGTTACCTATTTGCAACGTGAGTTTATCGGCCTTATTTCTAGCGAGACATCCCTCCAGCCAGTTTTCGTAATTGGCACCCAGATACGTGATTATTTCGAAGCCTAAACACGTTCCCCAGAGCGGTAGGATTATACCTTCCTTATTCGCCTTGACAACCTGAGAAAACAAGAAACTAAACCTTAATCCAATTAGGGAATAGTGCGATCAGTACATATCAAGAGGTGGACTGTAGTCAGTACTTTGGGTCTTTGTAGTGTCCTCTTAGACCTTGGCTGCACCAACTGTTTAGGGTTTTACTAAACCCTTTGTTCCACGATTGACTTTAAGGCCcaaattttataaatcaatttcgAAATTAATCAGTGGCCTTAATTTCTGATTGCATTTTTGCTCTTTGAATATTAAGATCATGGAGAAATTACAGCATTGTTGGATAAATATTTTGGATAATCAATTTTGTCATCAATATCGTTTCTAAAATCTGGGAGAAATTGCAAGATAAGTATTCTGGATAATCAATTTTTTCATCAATATCGTTTCGTATGTAGGTTGACATCTGTGTAGAGTTTagaatttattaatgttttttggGGATTTTATTATCTAAATAATAATGTTAGAATTAAAAGAAACTCTTTGGTTATTTCATAATCATTTGTATGAACTTACATGCTCGTACACCTTCTGAGCGGCAAGTCCATAGGCACTGCTGTTCGTTATTGACACACTTCCTCCCGGTAATATTATTCTGTTGATAAAAAATATACAGAATTCACAATGAAATGTTTATATTTCTGTTTGTCAGAAGATGTAAATATTCCCCCCCTGATAAATCCTGTTTTCTAAACTTAACTTCTGTACGTATATGACGCTGGGAATAGTATTCTGTCGATATAAGATATACAGAATTCACAATggaattttttctgtttttattagtTAGAAGATTTAATTATTCACCCCTGATAAATCCTTTTTTCTAAAATTGCCTTCTGTGCGTATATGGCGTATGATTACCAAAACCTTTAAAATGAAGTATTGTGATTGGACCTCTGATTATACTTAAACTTATGCCTTCCAAGCAATATTCTCTTATATATTACTATTTTcggaatttttatgaatatttgtcaaaaaaacttatacaaatattgtgaattttaattattattattattattattattattattattattattattattattattattattattattattattatgtaaacaaCAAGGAATCTTAAGTTTCTTACCCATTCACAGATGACGCCATCTTCTCGTAGTAACTATCATCCTGATTGATGCTGGAATTAGATGTATTGAGGGTATTAAAATCGGGATTTTAGTTGgataatattttataaatgatCAAAGAAAGATTGAATTCTTAGATTTTGTAACTATATAGAGATGAGTACATCTATTTTTaacgaagcaatatatatatatatatatatatatatatatatatatatatatatatatatatatatatacatatatatatgtgtgtatatatatatatatatatatatgaatgtatgtatataagtatatatacacagtatatatatatgtatgtatatatatatatatatatatatatatatatatatatatatatatatatatatatacagtatacatacatatatatatatatatttatatatattatatatatgtgtatatatatatatatatatatatatatatatacagtatatatatatatatatatatatatatatatatatatatatatgtatatatatatatatatatatatatatatatacagtattctaaaagaaTGTTTATTTTGGAAATCCTTCTTGCCTTCCAAATTAAGTTAATGATATAATTGctatattaaaataaatcaacATTACGAATAGCTTTCACAGTATCGTGTGATTaagaattcgaaaaaaaaaatataaatttgtttgcGAAATATTTGCGCTAAGAAACTTACAGTATAGGAACGGCTCTCGCGCCCGACCCTTCTACGTACTTCACGTAAGAAGCAGCAATGTAAGAAGTGTAATTCTTATCTTCCAGTAGGTCTAGAATGTCATCTGTTGGTTCCTGGGATAAGATTCCTATAAAACAGTAGATTTAGATGTGAAAAAAAGGCAAAAGTTGGAGAAAGGTAAAACTATAATTAATGCTTGAATataattagtatatgtatatatatatatatatatatatatatatatatatatatatatatatatatatatatatatacatatatatatatatatatatatatatatatatatatatatatatatatatgtatatatatatatatatatatatgtgtgtgtgtatgtatctatgtacgtatatatcatctgttactagtccattgcaggtcaaaggcctcaaacatgtccttacacttgcgtctgtgtgtatatatatatatatatatatatatatatatatatatatatatatatatatatatttatatatatatatatatatatatatatataaatatatatatatatatatttatatatatatatatatatgtgtgtgtgtgtgtgtgtgttaaaaaggttccacaatgaagTAAGACGTGTATAAATAACTGCACTTTTTGTAAATTATACAACGAGtattagagctttcgtccatcatctgtttCTCATATTCGAACACTTTAGGTTAGGCTGAACATTAAGTTTTTATCATCTATGATTGCATAGATAAATAGTTTCGTAATGTTAAAGAATGGCTTACTATTTTTCATCAGTAAaattgttctctattttcatctgcAATGCCATTATACTTAATATAATTCCTCTTATAACAATATAAGCTCAAAATTGATTCTGGTATATAACATTAgcatttattcaaaattatttggtttgttaatgaaattaaaatatgataaaaattaatcaCTTGTTACCAATACTTCAATACTTGACAAAGgccagcatacatacatacatacacgcgggCACACGCACACATTCgtacatacacaagtatatatatatatatatatatatatatatatatatatatatatatatatatatatatatatatatatatacacgcttttaTGTATGTTGGCCTTCGTCAAGTATTGGTAACAAGTgattaattttttatcttattttaatttcattaacaaaccaaataattttgaataaatgcTAATGTTAAACATCAAAATCAATTTTGAGCTTATATTGTTATAAGATGAATTATGTTAAGTATAATGATATTGCAGATGAAAATAAAGAACAATTTTACCGATGAAAAATAGTGAGCCATCCTTTAACATTACGAAAGTATTTccatattcctaatcgggtagttgagtcggtggaacttcaaaagttcaaagttgcagcaaatgttttcatgttgaactggtggacataagtctttttatagtttatatatgaaatatgttctgatgttgttactgtgtttaaaatattttattctaattgttcattacctctcgtcgtttattttcttatttctttttttcactgggctacttttccctattagagcctttgggcttatagcctcttgcttttccagctatggttgtagcttagctagtgataataataataataataataataataataataataaaacatttgcaAAATGTCTGCACTTCTCTAGTTCCatggtaaagataaaaaaaaaagttccatggTCTTATTTTCACCCGATTATGATTGGTCTTACCCACGGTTGAGATGCGATACCTAGACCGTGGTCTTACTCTGGTCTTACCTATGGTCGGTCTCAAGTTGTAAGCCGAGCCAGGCTCTGCATTGGCCACCAGAGCGAGAAGGACGGGCAGAAGAACCGAGAAAGCCATGACCAATTCCTATCCCTTCAGATGCACGAATGAGTTAATCTACGAAGTTTTTAAGGTAGAAAAGTGCAAGGGATTCTATGGTCCCCCCCTCACCACCCCTTACCCCAGTAGCCAGTCAAATGTAACTGGGATGatggtgaaaaatataaaaaaaaggcgcATTGTGGGAAAAATTATGTTGCCAATTAATTTGTTTTTAACTCGTGGGAGATATGAGAATTGTGGCATATTTCTCTGGGTCAAGGATTCTGAACGTGATGTAAAATAGGGATTTATGTAACTCGAGATAATATTACAGTAGGTAATAGACATAAAAACAACCCGTTAACGTTATAGCAATTATAATGCGAAGTTAAAAATGCTCAAAGGCATGTATAATTATTACAAAACATGGGGATTTCTTTATAATAGGATTGTGTTATATAATATATTGCTATCAATTTTTGGCAGAGTCACGATAAgcatatagtttacatatgatagatcTAGTTTAATATTggtaattatcttaaaatgttttattttgattgttattacttctcttccagtttatttatttctttgtttccattcctcactaggctatttttccctgttggagctcttgggcttataggatcatgcttttccaactagggttgtagcttaactaatagtaataataataataataataataataataatattgttatttgcaCTGTATATGACCTTCCGTTGAGATTCTCACTGAATTTTAGTCTTCTTTTTATGTGGTAACGTCCGGTATTATTCTTTTCTCTATTCAAAAGACAATTTTCTATGGGAATAAGGAAGTGGTAATTTAGGAGTCATAAGGGAAGTATTTTAATTTCACAATCGTCTTCCTAATTTACTGTAGAAATTGCCATTTAAAAGATTTTAATTACGCATGTAATATTAGGGACCAATATGACTATTTTTTTCGGTAAAAAGTATACcagtgcattttatatatatatatatatatatatatatatatatatatatatatatatatattatatatatatatatatatatatatgtatatatatatatacatatacatatatatatatatatatatatatatatatatatacatatatatatatatatatatatatatatatatacagtatatacatatatacatacatacatatatatatatatatatatatatatatatatatatatatatatatatgtatatatatataatatatatatatatatatatatatatatatatatatatatatatatatgtatatatatatatacatatatatatatatatatatatatatatatagagagagagagagagagagagagagagagagagagagagagagagagagagagagagagagagagcaataatttaGTGGTTTGGCTTCATCTATCATAAAATATCACACTGTATCTGTGAAAATAGTTTTCAAATctaatagatatgagagagagagagagagagagagagagagagagagagagagagagagagagagagagagagagagagagttagtataATAATTGAGATATATAAAGAAGTATGGTCTCACCTCATCTATCGTAAAATATCACACAATaactgtgtgacgggccgagagaaggttgtgactcaaaggcaagttgaaaacaactgagtcactttattatagaacattctcctttatatacaaaagttcaaggcaacaagaattttcatgttcaaaaaacagacaatgttatagaggaGAAACAagatgttttttcaggttctttttagtgcgaggggagagcgaagatacaagcacaaaatgaactatgtacgaacgtgcgacacacggctggtacatggctccccccctagaaatgacatactgtacatgttaaatagggcgcactgatctagagaggcgaactgtaggcgggtcatctggcaggagataagcaggttttagatgatcaatggagacccagtcttctttgccacgaatgtttagtaggaatgctttcggactgcgtcggatcacaaggaaagggcccgtgtaagggagtgttagcggtggcttgctagtgtcgttgcgcaggaagatgtgcgttgcagagtgcaagtctgtcggtatatgatgcttcgcagggcgcttgtaagtctggcggcatggagtaaattttcccacgacgtgacgtatgcgctggagatcgtcggaggaggttatagaaggaaaaaattcggcagggacgaccaacggctccccatacaccatttcagctgccgagacgtcgagggcgtctttaggagtggtccttagtcccaggagaacccagggaagctgagtaaaccagttggaatccttgcagcgggacatcaaagctgctttgagggtgcgatgaaaacgttcaaccattccattggcagcggggttgtaggccgttgtgtgatgtagggtgatgcccaggagattcgctaatgatgtccacaattgagaggtgaaagtggtacccctgtcagaagtaatatgctcagggataccaaatcttgcaatccatcctgagagtaaggcagatgtacatgaggcggacgttgcagtttccatgggaatggcttcaggccaacgagtggagcggtagatgacggtaaacaggtaacgatgtccttgtgatgtgggtaggggacctacaacgtcgacgtgaatgtgtgtgaaacgacgctgaggttgaggaaaggtacccactcctgaatccgtgtgtcgatgtactttggaagtttggcaagaagtacaggcgcggacccaatccttagcatccttagaaatgccgtgccaaatgaacttcgtcttcagcagttgtgcagtagaatggcacgagggatgtgaaaggccgtaaatgaaatcaaacacctgccggcgcatgggagcagggatccaaggtcgcggtctaccagtactgacgtcacagaggagggtggtgttggagtcttcgagggggaagtcttcccaacggagggacgtgcaggatgtcctacatgcttgatactctggatcctgtcattgggcttcagccagggcgttgtaatccaatctcagttgaacgacagccaacgtgtttcttgacagggcatcggcaacgggattcattttcccagggacgtattgaagggggcaattgtattcagccacggtggagagatgtcagcgttgacgggcggaccaggcgtcagactgtcgagtgaaggcgtgcaccagaggcatgtggtctgtgcgaatgacgaagggcgtaccttctaagaaatggcgaaagtgacggacagccaagtgcactgccagcaattcgcgatcaaaggtagaataacccgattctgccttggacagttttctgctgaagaaggccaatgggcggggcgagccgttgaccacctgctcaagtactgcaccaatagcgacgtcgctggcatcggtggagagaaggagaggggcatgtgggataggaaaagtgagagccgcagcagttgatagggccttctttgcattgcagaaagctgcttcttgaaggggaccccacttcaggtcctttggcttgcccttgagggaggcgtagaggggagcaagagtggcggcaatggctggcagaaaacggtgataatagttgatcatgcccaaaaattcttgcagagctttgacggtcgaggtcacggggaagtcctgaacggctgctaccttatcagggaggggatggactccttcgggagtgatgcggtgccctaagaacgacacttggcaactaccaagcggacgtcggcagacgtagacaggttacgtcgtgtcctgaagagttcccttggcaaaagtgaacgacaagcacccgtgtctaccaaaaatcgcacgcccgttcctgcatcatgtaaaaagaaaagattagaaacacgggagtccaccgccacgagcgatgtccttcttacacgttttttggccactgacaatccttggcacatttcttcgcggttgccccgaatctgaagtgatagtagcaaaactgcggcgaagttctggacggaaaacttccgggtacgacgtgaggaggtgggcgtaggcatccgtgggtgc is from Palaemon carinicauda isolate YSFRI2023 chromosome 13, ASM3689809v2, whole genome shotgun sequence and encodes:
- the LOC137651973 gene encoding gamma-glutamyl hydrolase-like, with the protein product MAFSVLLPVLLALVANAEPGSAYNLRPTIGILSQEPTDDILDLLEDKNYTSYIAASYVKYVEGSGARAVPILINQDDSYYEKMASSVNGIILPGGSVSITNSSAYGLAAQKVYEHVVKANKEGIILPLWGTCLGFEIITYLGANYENWLEGCLARNKADKLTLQIGFMDSRIFDQMPHYVIDYVSLWKTTVNFHDWCITPENFTKSGLIEDFKILATSFDYNDLEYVALIEHNEMPIFGSQFHPEKNPYEWANDKEHSAIPHDPFSVGVAHYFSNFFVNQARYNNQHFATKKEENEALIYNHDTTFTGELGSGFTECYFFR